The following proteins are encoded in a genomic region of Salminus brasiliensis chromosome 25, fSalBra1.hap2, whole genome shotgun sequence:
- the LOC140547909 gene encoding uncharacterized protein HI_0077 translates to MEHFEEDLVEALKDVVKAGSWQCVGDAAKFKSPCTKFYADDGEHIVLVRTDDGRFWAMDSSCPHEGGPLDQGDIEDLGDGKLALICPWHYFDFSLETGSSSTGLQNQVYDVRVVDGKVYINTQSTLSRYPIPVTKTAKTDALLPVEINSASSENALCFWATKILCTPDPQEKVVLTKEVQRWWDTGKITEIGECPPPAQPSRIDKLTVVEPGRIKRGKGGTQASRIALLHSLANIEQWAIDLSWDIIARFSSVQLSTGDSMPRQFFSDFVKVAGEEAKHYDLLEQRIKELGSSFGSLPVHNGLWQSATETSHDLLARLAIVHMVHEARGLDVHPQTLSRFAAQGDTNSVKILEVIYTDEITHVAAGLRWFTYICSKEERDCLTTFHDLVKLHFRGYLKPPFNTEGRKTAGMTEEWYVPLVKPSS, encoded by the exons ATGGAACATTTTGAAGAAGACTTAGTCGAAGCGCTTAAAGACGTTGTAAAGGCCGGCAGCTGGCAGTGTGTTGGAGATGCTGCAAAATTCAAGTCACCATGCACGAA GTTTTACGCAGACGATGGAGAGCACATCGTTCTTGTGCGCACAGATGACGGACGATTTTGGGCTATGGACTCATCATGCCCACATGAAG GAGGCCCACTTGACCAAGGAGACATTGAGGACCTGGGAGATGGAAAACTGGCATTGATATGCCCCTGGCATTATTTTGACTTTAGCCTGGAGACAGGTTCCTCATCCACAGGACTGCAG AATCAAGTCTATGATGTCAGAGTAGTAGATGGAAAAGTATATATCAATACTCAGAGTACCCTGTCCCGCTACCCCATCCCAGTGacgaaaacagcaaaaacag ATGCCTTGTTACCAGTGGAAATAAATTCAGCGTCCTCAGAAAATGCTCTCTGTTTCTGGGCCACGAAAATCCTCTGTACTCCAGATCCACAGGAAAAG GTGGTATTAACTAAAGAAGTGCAGAGGTGGTGGGACACTGGGAAAATAACTGAAATCGGGGAGTGTCCTCCACCGGCTCAGCCGAGCAGGATAGACAAGCTGACTGTGGTGGAGCCAGGCAGAATCAAACGCGGCAAAGGAGGCACACAG GCAAGCAGGATTGCTTTGCTTCATTCTCTGGCCAACATAGAGCAGTGGGCGATTGACCTGTCATGGGATATTATAGCTCGATTCTCTTCAGTCCAGCTTAGCACTGGAGACTCAATGCCTCGCCAGTTCTTCAGTGACTTTGTCAAAGTAGCTGGAGAGGAAGCCAAG CATTATGATTTATTAGAGCAAAGGATCAAGGAACTGGGTAGCTCTTTTGGTTCCCTACCGGTGCATAATG GTTTGTGGCAGTCAGCAACAGAGACGTCTCATGATCTTCTGGCCAGACTGGCTATAGTACACATGGTTCACGAGGCCAG GGGCCTAGACGTGCACCCTCAGACACTCTCCCGCTTTGCAGCACAGGGTGACACAAACTCTGTGAAGATACTGGAGGTCATCTACACTGATGAGATCACACACGTGGCTGCGGGACTCCGCTGGTTCACATACATTTGCTCTAAAGAGGAACGG gattGCTTGACCACTTTCCATGACTTAGTTAAGTTGCATTTCAGAGGGTATCTGAAGCCTCCATTTAACACAGAGGGGAGGAAGACGGCAGGGATGACAGAGGAG TGGTATGTTCCACTTGTTAAACCCTCCAGCTAA
- the spi1b gene encoding transcription factor PU.1b isoform X1, whose protein sequence is MLPSYRMEGYIIPPKITRTGWMSQTPSEFKDYWALVNKDPTEELIYEPDIYRPTMEYPYIIDGEGQSDHTWEYNPHPHVHSQDFENLSDNHFTELQSVPQVHPSGVHRFGDVEPSHFLDPGLPGHHLALSPPQVTYLPRPSVCYTHSVQPSPLLRSSDDDDPGSRSPPLEVSDEECMRDHISSTTGVEHGNKKKIRLYQFLLDLLRNGDMKDSIWWVDREKGTFQFSSKHKEALAHRWGVQKGNRKKMTYQKMARALRNYGKTGEVKKIKKKLTYQFSGEVLGKSHLERKLYGSCM, encoded by the exons ATGTTGCCTTCATACAGAATGGAGGGGTACATCATCCCACCT AAAATAACCCGGACTGGCTGGATGTCACAGACACCATCTGAATTTAAAGATTACTGGGCACTTGTAAACAAAGAT CCAACGGAAGAACTGATCTATGAACCTGACATCTACCGACCAACGATGGAATATCCATACATCATCGATGGAGAAGGCCAAAGTG ATCACACCTGGGAGTACAACCCGCACCCGCATGTTCATTCACAAGACTTTGAGAACCTGTCGGACAACCACTTCACCGAGCTGCAGAGTGTGCCGCAGGTTCATCCTTCTGGTGTGCATCGCTTCGGCGATGTGGAGCCCAGCCACTTTCTCGACCCCGGTCTGCCTGGACACCACCTGGCCCTCTCCCCTCCGCAG GTGACCTACTTGCCCCGGCCATCTGTCTGTTACACCCACAGCGTGCAACCGTCACCTCTTTTGAGGAGCTCAGATGACGATGACCCCGGCAGCCGTAGCCCACCACTAGAGGTGTCTGATGAGGAGTGCATGAGGGACCACATCAGTTCCACTACTGGAgtagaacatg GAAACAAGAAGAAGATTCGTCTGTATCAGTTCCTGCTGGACCTTCTGCGAAACGGGGACATGAAGGACAGCATCTGGTGGGTGGACAGAGAAAAGGGAACTTTCCAGTTCTCTTCCAAACACAAAGAGGCTCTGGCCCACCGCTGGGGCGTGCAGAAAGGCAACCGCAAGAAGATGACCTACCAGAAGATGGCCAGGGCGCTGAGAAACTACGGCAAGACCGGAGAGGTCAAAAAGATCAAGAAGAAGCTCACCTACCAGTTCAGCGGCGAGGTGCTGGGGAAAAGCCATCTAGAGAGGAAGCTGTACGGAAGTTGTATGTAA
- the spi1b gene encoding transcription factor PU.1b isoform X2, whose translation MLPSYRMEGYIIPPPTEELIYEPDIYRPTMEYPYIIDGEGQSDHTWEYNPHPHVHSQDFENLSDNHFTELQSVPQVHPSGVHRFGDVEPSHFLDPGLPGHHLALSPPQVTYLPRPSVCYTHSVQPSPLLRSSDDDDPGSRSPPLEVSDEECMRDHISSTTGVEHGNKKKIRLYQFLLDLLRNGDMKDSIWWVDREKGTFQFSSKHKEALAHRWGVQKGNRKKMTYQKMARALRNYGKTGEVKKIKKKLTYQFSGEVLGKSHLERKLYGSCM comes from the exons ATGTTGCCTTCATACAGAATGGAGGGGTACATCATCCCACCT CCAACGGAAGAACTGATCTATGAACCTGACATCTACCGACCAACGATGGAATATCCATACATCATCGATGGAGAAGGCCAAAGTG ATCACACCTGGGAGTACAACCCGCACCCGCATGTTCATTCACAAGACTTTGAGAACCTGTCGGACAACCACTTCACCGAGCTGCAGAGTGTGCCGCAGGTTCATCCTTCTGGTGTGCATCGCTTCGGCGATGTGGAGCCCAGCCACTTTCTCGACCCCGGTCTGCCTGGACACCACCTGGCCCTCTCCCCTCCGCAG GTGACCTACTTGCCCCGGCCATCTGTCTGTTACACCCACAGCGTGCAACCGTCACCTCTTTTGAGGAGCTCAGATGACGATGACCCCGGCAGCCGTAGCCCACCACTAGAGGTGTCTGATGAGGAGTGCATGAGGGACCACATCAGTTCCACTACTGGAgtagaacatg GAAACAAGAAGAAGATTCGTCTGTATCAGTTCCTGCTGGACCTTCTGCGAAACGGGGACATGAAGGACAGCATCTGGTGGGTGGACAGAGAAAAGGGAACTTTCCAGTTCTCTTCCAAACACAAAGAGGCTCTGGCCCACCGCTGGGGCGTGCAGAAAGGCAACCGCAAGAAGATGACCTACCAGAAGATGGCCAGGGCGCTGAGAAACTACGGCAAGACCGGAGAGGTCAAAAAGATCAAGAAGAAGCTCACCTACCAGTTCAGCGGCGAGGTGCTGGGGAAAAGCCATCTAGAGAGGAAGCTGTACGGAAGTTGTATGTAA